AATAAACAGGTATTTCTGACCGTCTTTTTCCACATAGGTATCAATAGCATCACGGGTGGTGCCGGGTACGTTGCTCACGATTAAACGTTCTTCGCCAAGCAATCGGTTGATTAAGGAGGATTTTCCTGCATTGGGTTTTCCGATAACTGCAATTTTCAGTACGTCCTCCTCTTCTTGGATGGCGTCTTCGCGGGGAAATCCTTCTGCAACCTGATCTAAAAGATCGCCGATTCCCATTCCCTGAATCGCAGAAATGGCAATGGGATCACCCAATCCTAAATTATAGAATTCGTAGAATTCCATGGGAGGTTCCCCGGGGGTGTCACATTTGTTACAAGCTAACACAATGGGTTTGCCGGAACGCATCAGCATAGCAGCAACTTCTCTGTCTGTTGCGGTGACTCCTGCACGAACATCTGTTAAGAAAATTAAAACATCTGCAGTTTCAATCGCCGCTTCTGCCTGACGTTTCATCATAGCGGTGATTTCGTCGGTAGAATCGGGTTCAATACCGCCGGTGTCGATTAACAGAAAGGTTTTGGAAAGCCATTCTGCTTCAGAAATAATTCTGTCTCGGGTAACGCCGGGAGTGTCTTCCACAATGGAGATTCTTTTCCCGGTGATACGGTTAAATAACTGGGATTTTCCCACATTGGGGCGTCCCACAATAGCTACAATCGGTTTTGACATAATGAATCGTACCTCCTTATACTAAGGTTACATACAAAGTGCATCTAAGAAACACTTGCCGTCATTTTCATTTAAAATCACTTCGCAGGAAAGTGCTTTCTCAATATCGGAAATGGTTTTGTCGTCTAAAGTCAGGTCTCCTTCTGCTCTTAAGATGGCAGAGGGAAGCACCAAAAATTCCATTTTTTTTGATTTTAGCTGTTCGATGATATCAGTTGCGGTCATTAGACCTGCCACTGTGATTTTATTACCAAAGAATTTATTTTTTATCGGAACTACTTCGGTTTTGGTATCAAACTTTTTATCAAAGCGTTCCACTAACTTAGAAAGAGTGGGATATGCCGCTTCGGAAGTGGCAACTACCTTTTTGCGGACAGGCTTTGGTTTTCGGTTAGCAAAGGATAAATTAAATTCTTTCACAAAAGAAGATAACAAACCAACGCCGTTTTCAATCTGTGGAAAATCATCATAGTATGCCGCAGGGGGAAGAGCAATTTCTCCTTTTACAAAAAATTCGTCTGCGGGATATACAAAACGGGTACCGATTTCCCGATAAGCACGGCTTGAAATCTTGTGAATCTGCTTGATTACTTCACGGCAATCTTCTTTGGTAAAGGGTTCAATCTGTGTTAACCCATCACGGAACTGTGTGAGTCCGATGGGCACCACAGACACGCTGTTCACTTCGGCTTCATATAAATCAGTTAAGGACTTGGTTAATTCCTCACCATCATTCCAACCCTTGCAAAGCACAATCTGTGCATTGACCGTGATGCCGTTTTCAACGAGATAATGTATTTTTTCTAAAATGCCGCCTGCGTGTTTGTTGTGCAGCATTTTGATGCGAAGTTCATCATTGGTGGTATGCACCGAAATATTCACGGGAGAAAGTCGCATTCTGACGATATTTTCGATTTCTTCTTCTTTCATATTGGTTAAGGTGACATAGTTGCCTGTTAAGAAGGAAAGACGGGAATCGTCATCTTTAAAATACAGAGGTTTTCTCATTCCTTTGGGAAGCTGGTCAATAAAACAGAAAATACATTTGTTCCGGCAACTTTTAGGATTTTCAATAAATGGTCTGTCGTTTAGGATACCCAAATCCTCAAAATCATTTTCAATGGTGATTTTTTTGATTTCCTGATTTCTCACCAATGTGATTTTGACACATTCGTTGCAGGTTAAAAAACCGTACATGAGGCCGTCGGTCACCTCTTCACCGTTGATATGGGTAATCACATCACCGGGCAGGATGCCTGCTTTTTTAGCCAAACTATTCTCTTTTACGCCATCTACGTAATACATAACAAGTTCCTCTGTTCTGTTTGCTGCATGACTTTTCTCGTTCCGACAAGATTTTAAAAATCTCATTGGAACAACAAAAACCAAGAAAAATTTGAAAAAAAGCGGGGAGCAATTAAGCACCCCGCTTCTTATAAGGCATAATTAATCCATTTTGATTACTTCTACACCTTTGTAGAAACCGCAAGATTTACATACTCTGTGCGGCAGTGTCAGTTCCTGACAGTTAGGGCATTTTACAAGACCCGGAGCGCTTAATTTCCAGTTTGCTCTTCTTTTGTTTTTTCTCGCATGAGAAACCTTTCTCTTTGGTACAGCCATGTCTTAACACCTCCTGTAGAGTTCTACTCTATAATTGAATATTTTTACAAAATTTAAGGTTGCAACTGCGGATTACTTTAATAATTCCTTTAATTTCAGTAATCTGGGATCAATTTCCGTGTCATCACAGTTACAGGTTGTTTCGTTGCGGTTGCATCCGCAAACGGGGCAAAGACCTTTGCAATCTTTTCTACAAAGCTGTTGGTCCAAGGTTACGGCAAAAATGCATTTGTAAATTGCTTCAGTCAGTAGCACCATATTATGTTGATAGGGGATAAATTCATCGGCTTCCAGCCCTGAGTCTTCCCGAGCTATGGTATCTTCCATCGGAATGACGAAATCTTTTTCAAAAGATTCTAAGCAACGGTCACAAAGGAAGGTTGCCCGAAAGGACAAATCTCCTTTTAAAAACAAGTTGCCTGCGTGATTTGTGATTGTGCCCGTTAACGTAACTGGTGTTTGTAAGGACGGCATATCGCTGAATTCGGAAAACACCTCAATGGGATATTCCTTATTTACGTTGATTTCCATTCCTTCGGACTTCACAATAGAGGTTAAATCAATTAACAGTTCGTTTTGTTCCATTATTGTTGCCTCTCTTTCTCACGGTTTAAGACACCAAAAGACTGCCTAAAAAGTTGACAAATTCCAAAAAAAAGCATAACTTTCAGACAATCATATAATATAATACATAATCTGTGGTAATTTGTCAAGCATTTTTTTCAAAAAAATCGAAAAATATTTGGGGAATTATACCAATTTTTCGGTTTCCAACGCAATCATCAATTCTTCGTTGGTGGGGATTACTAAAGTCTTCACGGTTGCATCATCAGCAGAGATATCCACGGTGCCGCGAACAGCGTTTTTGTCTTTATTGATTTTGATGCCCATAAAGCCTAAGTTTTCAGTAATTTGTTCTCTTAAGGTTGCATCGTTTTCACCAATACCTGCGGTGAATACCACAGCGTCAATACCGCCCATAGCAGCAGCGTAGGTACCGATATATTTCTGCACACCGTATGCAAACATATCTAAAGCTGCGGTAGCTCTTTCGTTACCCTCAGCGGATGCTGCAGACAAGTCTCTGAAGTCGGAAGAAACGCCGGACACACCGGTTACACCGGATTCTTTATTTAAGATGCTGATAACTTCGCTTGCAGTTAAGTTTTCTTTATTTGCAATAAATTCCACGATTGCGGGGTCAATGTCACCGGAACGGGTACCCATTAAAATCCCTGCTAAGGGAGTGAAGCCCATGGAGGTGTCCACAGATTTACCGCCGTCAACTGCAGAGATGGAAGAACCGTTACCTAAATGACAGGTTACGATTTTTAATTCTTCAGCGGGTTTGCCTAAGATTTCAGCCGCTTTCATGCTAACATATTTATGGCTGGTACCGTGGAAACCGTATCTTCTGATTTTATACTGTTCATAGAATTTGTAGGGCAGGGCATACAGATATGCTTTTTTGGGCATGGTCTGATGGAATGCGGTATCAAACACGCCAACCTGGGGAACATTCGGCATAATTTTTGCACAAGCTTCAATACCGGTGATGTTGGGAGGATTGTGCAGAGGAGCTAATTCGATACATTCGTTTAATGCGTTCATTACCGCTTCGGTGATAACAGCGGAACCGGAGAAGGCTTCGCCGCCGTGTACCACACGGTGACCAACAGCGTTGATTTCATCCATAGATGCGATAACGCCCATTTCTTTGTCGGTTAAGGAATCAAGCACTGCCTGGATAGCATCGCCGTGGTCTTTTAAGGTTAAATCCTTCTGGAATTTCTGGTCGCCTTTGGAGTGAGTCAGTCTTCCGTCAATGCCGATTCTTTCGCAAAGACCTTTTGCCATAACGGACTGGTCTTCCATATTGATTAACTGATATTTTAATGAGGAGCTACCTGCATTGATAACTAAAATTTTCATTTTTTTAATCCTTTCTGTTTTTCTTATTTCGCCTGCGCCTGAACGCTGGTGATAGCAATAACGCCAACGATATCTTCAGCACTGCAGCCACGGGATAAATCGTTGATGGGAGCGGCAATACCCTGGGTAACAGGGCCGTATGCTTCAGCTTTTGCCAGTCTCTGAACCAGTTTGTAACCGATGTTACCTGCATCTAAGTCGGGGAAGCAGAGCACGTTTGCTTTGCCGGCTACGTCACTGTCGGGAGCTTTGGAGGAACCAACAGAGGGAACGATTGCAGCGTCTAACTGCAGTTCGCCGTCTACTTTTAAATTGGGGTTATTTTCTTTACAGATTCTGGTTGCTTCCACCACCTTGTCCACATCAGCATGTTTTGCACTGCCTTTGGTGGAGTGGGAGAGCATTGCAACGATTGCTTCCTGTTCGCATAAGAGTTCAAAAGATTCTGCAGAGCAAGCTGCGATAGCTGCTAATTTTTCGGGATCGGGATTCTGTTCCAGACCGCTGTCTGCAAAAATGAAGGTACCGTTTGCACCGTATTCACAGTTGGGAACTACCATCAAGAAGAATGCAGAAACCAGCTTCACGCCGGGTTTGGTTTTAATAATCTGTAAGCTGGGACGTAAGGTGTTTGCAGTGGAGTGACAAGCACCCGAAACCACACCGTCTGCATCGCCTGCTTTTACCATTAAGCAAGCGTAGTACATATAGTCGCCTAAAGCGGTTTTCTTTGCTTCTTCGTAGGTTAATCCTTTGGATTTTCTTAATTCCACGAATAAGTTGATATATTCTTCGGTTTTTTCATAGGTGAAGGGGTTAATGATGGTTGCTTTGGAAACATCTAATCCTTTGCTGTTTGCTTGTACTTCTTCGGGAGTACCGATGATGATAATATCAGCAATATCTTCCGCCAAAACCTGCGCAGCCGCTTCCCAGGTTCTTCTGTCCATAGATTCGGGCAGAACGATTTTCTTTTTGTCGGCTCTTGCTCTTTCTTTGATTCTGTCAATAAATGCCATAATACATGACCTCCATTTTTATGATACGAAATTTTAATAACCTTGTTGCAGTTTTAACTATATTATTATATAGCAGACTACCAAAAAATTCAAGTGTTTTTCAAGAAAATTATTGAAAAAATAAAGGAAAAATTTAAAATTATTGATTTTTTTATGTCTTAAATAGCAAAAGCTATCTTGTGGTTGGCACATAATAAGAAATATTTCTTGACGAATATTGAAAAAACTGGTATAATCAATAATAAGGATTGTTGATTTTTCGCGAAATATACAAGCAGTATATTGGAGGATGATTTATATGAACGAAAAAGAAAATAAAAATGTTGCAGTAAAGACAGTTTCTAACATTGTGCAAAAAACAGCAGGGGCGGGAAAGAAAATTGCAATCAATACCAAACAGGGATTCAAAAATACAATAGAAAGAGCAAAGGAGAAATCTCATCAGAAGAAGTTGAAAAGATTGAATCCGGTCTTTCCTGAACAGTATAACAGTTTGGATTTTCACTTGCCAAACGTCATCATGATTGTGGATGACGCAACAAGAAAAAATGAAAAATTATGCGAGGGAGCCATTGGATATCTGGAAAATAATTCGAATGTGGAAATTTTCTGTTTGTACGATGAAGCTGTTGCCTTCAGTAAGATTCAATTTGTTCCGAATGCTGTTTGTGATGCAACTTATTGTGTAGATCCTTATGATAGAAATAGATTTATTCGAAGCGATTGTTTCTTCAATAAAGCGCACGAAGAAAAACTTGCTGAGCTAAAACATATTGCACATTGTTTGGGGGCAAAGAAATGTTCCATTGAAATCAGCGAGTCTACAAGTGCTTCAAAGGAGCAAAGTCGACGTGCAGAATTTAAGGGAGAATATCAAGGTAGTTCAATTGCAGAAAATACGGAAAGCAGCTTTTTAGGTAGTCAAAGAGATGCAAGAAGTGGAACTGTGGAGATTGAATTTGCAGGAAATTCCAATTGCAAAACTCCCACTCTGAAGTGGTTTGCAAACGAGGACACTATTAAACGGTTAATTGAAATGCGGATGACTGATTCCAACGCTGTGTTATCTGAAACACTGAAAATATCGGGGTCATCGACAGCTTCAATGTCTCAAAAAACTGCTGCTGCTATTGATGGAGCAGTTGGGAAAGCCAGCGTTTCTCTCAGTGAACAGGCAAAAAAAGAATACAACAGCACATTGATTTACCGAATTCAGTTTTGAAAATAAGATGAGTAGAGTATCATACAATCATAAACAGCCGATCCTTGATATCGGCTGTTTTTATTATTTTTCATAAAAACAAGCGAAAAACTTTAAAAATCAATGAAAAATCCTAAAAAATGAAAAAAAGTTTTGACATTTTATTATATATATGTTATACTAATATGAAAAGGTAAGGTGAATAAGTATGTCTATGAGTATGACAGGCTACGGCCGTCAGAAAGAAATTTATAAAGGTTACGATATTACCGTGGAATTAAAATCGGTAAATCATCGTTATTTTGATGCCAATATCCGTGTTCCCAGAGGTTTTAATTTCTTAGAGGAGCCGGTTCGCAAATATTTAGCGGAACGAATCAACCGAGGCAAGATTGACGTGTATATCCACATGAACAATGTGGAAGAAGGTGACAAGGTTGTCACCTTAAACAAAAACGTTGCCGAAAACTACTTAAACGTGTTAAAGCAACTTGCCGACGAATACGATATGCCCTTTGATGTGACAGCGACTAAAATGTCCAGATTCCCCGATATTTTCGAGGTGGAATTCAAAGAACACGAAGCAGAAGAAATTTTCTCCGTGTTAGAACCTGTTATGGAAAAAGCGGTAAATGATTTTCTTACCATGAGAAGAACTGAGGGCAAACGCTTGGCGGACGATATGGTAAGCCGTATTGAAAAATTACGAGGTATGGTGGCAAGAATTGAAGAATTGCTTCCCCAGTCTGTGGCAGAATATGAAAAGAAGCTGCGGGATAAAATGGAAGAATACCTAAATGGTGCCACCTATGATGAAACAAGATTGATGACCGAGGTTGCCATCTTCTCCGATAAGGTTGCCACCTTTGAAGAAACCACAAGATTACAGAGCCATTTTGAAGAATTTATGGGTCTTGTGTATCAGGATAAGCCTGTGGGCAAAAAACTGGATTTTATTATTCAGGAAATGAACCGAGAAATCAACACCACCTGTTCCAAATGTAACTCCATTGAAATTTCTAAAATTGGTATTGATGCCAAAACAGAAATTGAAGCAATTCGTGAACAGGTACAGAACGTAGAATAAGTATAAAAAGCGAAAAAAGAGGTTTTCGTATGAAACTGTTAAACATCGGCTTCGGCAATGCTGTCAGTATGGATCGCATCATCGCGATTATCAGTCCCGATTCGGCACCGGTAAAGCGTATGATTTCCGATGCTAAAGAACGCGGAATTTTAATTGATGCTACCTATGGCAGAAAAACCAGAACCGTGGTGGTGACCGACAGCGGTCATATTATTCTTTCAGGTTTACAGACCGACACCATCACCGGCAGAGCAGAAGCATAAATGAGGATAACAATATGAATATGGCAAAAAGAGGCACATTGATGGTGGTTTCCGGTCCGGCAGGGGTTGGAAAGGGCACTGTGGTAAAACGTGCTTGTGAACTGGCGGAGGGGAAGATTCACCTGTCTATCTCCGCAACCACAAGAGCACCTCGTCCCATTGATTGTGAGGGCGTCACCTATTATTTTAAAACCAAAGAAGAATTCCGGGAAATGATTGCAAACAATCAGGTCTTAGAATGGGCAGAATATGTTGGCAATTATTACGGTACTCCCAGAAAACCTGTGGAAGATGCCTTATCCCGTGGGTTGGATGTGATTTTAGAAATCGAAGTGCAGGGAGCAATGCAGATCAAAAAGAATTTTCCTGATGCGGTGCTCACCTTTATTGCACCTCCAAGCTACGAGGAATTAGAAAATCGTTTAAGAGGTCGCGGTACCGAAACAGAAGAACAGATTTTATCCCGTTTAGAAACGGCAAAGGGCGAACTTGCTTTAATGGGTGATTATGATTATATCATCGTCAATGATGAAATCGAGCAGGCAAGCCGTGATATTTTAACTGTGCTTCGTGCCGATAAATTAACTAAAAATTCCTATTTTAAGAATGAGTAATTATTACATACAGTTTGTGTTAGAATAAAAAAGGAGAGATTATTATGTTACAACCCGCAATCGGAAACTTAATGGAAAAAGCAGGCAGCAGATATGCATTGGTTATCGCTGTGGCAAAAAGAGCAAGAGATTTAAGTGAACAGGAAGAAATTCGTACTTCCTCTGCAAAACCTGTTTCTATGGCAGTGAAAGAAATTGCAGACGGCGATATCGAAGTGATTAACAACTAAGAGAAGAATAACAAAACACCAAAAGAAATGAATCAAATTTTGTGCGCTAAAATAGCGGTTTCCAATTTGAATTTCTCTGTGGATAAGGAATTTTCCTATCTGATTCCCGCACCCCTTTCTCATTTGGTGGCAGAAGGAGTTCGTGTGGTGGTTCCGTTCGGCAGAGCCAATAAGAAACGTGAAGGTATCGTTACCCAACTGTTTTACGATGAGGGTGCGATACCTTTAAAGTCTGTTATGGAAGTCATTGATTATGAGCCCGTTATTGACGAAAAAGGGATGGAATTAGCCCGCTATATCGCTAAGCGCTACTATGCCACGTTGTATGATTCTGTCAGTCTGTTGTTGCCTCCGGGTTCCAACTTAAAATTTTCGGAATATGTCCGTTTGTTGGACGATTCCATGGAAGATGTAGAGGACGATAATGGTCTTCGGGGCAAACTAATTGACTATTTAGTATCCAAACGGGTTCCTGTGGCATTGGAAGAGCTGGAAAACGCATTTTCCAACCGTGGCATCAAAAAAGTGGTTACCGCTTTAGCCAAATTGGGTAAAGTGGAGCTTTACGAGGAATCCAAACAGGCTCATCAACAAAAAAGTATTCAAATTGCAACCTTGCTCTTAGGGGAGCACGAGTTGTATGACTATATGGAGATTTATCTCAAAAAAGCGGCAGCTCAAAGAAGAGTGCTGGAAATGTTATTGGACAACGGCAGAATGCCCGTGGTGGATTTGGTGGCATTTTCGGGAGCAAGCCGCACTTCCATTACTGCTTTGGAGAAAAAGGGTGTCATTGAAATTACCGAGGAAATTGTGGAGCAGGACCCCTTTGCCCAAGAAAAGCAGATTGTTGCCGAAAAGGCACAGCTAAACGATGAACAAACCCACGTGGTAAATACCGTTCTTTCGGAAAGAAAGAAAGAAGGGTACCACGAATTTCTCTTAAAAGGGGTCACAGGTTCCGGTAAAACCGAGGTTTATCTTGCTTTGGTGGAACAGGTGATGAGTGAGGGCAAACAGGCGATTATCTTAGTGCCTGAAATTGCGCTAACGCCTCAGATTCGCAGTCGGTTTTTCCGTCGATTCGGGGATCGGGTGGCCGTGCTTCATTCCGCCCTTTCCATTTCGGAGAGAAAAGACCAGTGGAACAAAATCAAAAGCGGTCGTGTTTCGGTGGCGGTTGGGGCAAGAAGTGCCGTGTTTGCACCCTTTCCCCAATTGGATTTGATTATTTTGGATGAAGAACACGAAACTACCTACAAATCTGAACATTCCCCACGTTATCAGGCGAAGGATGTGGCTCGGTTTTTAATGAATCAACGCGGCGGCACCTTACTGCTAGCATCTGCAACACCTGCCGTGGAAGATTACTACCGCACCCAGCAGGGCAAAGCTACGCTTTTGACCTTAACAAAACGGTATCAGCAACGCTCTTTACCACAGGTGGAAATTGTGGATATGAGAGAGGAGCTGAAAAATGGTAACTACTCAGTGTTATCCGAAAGTCTCAAAAAGAGGCTGTTAGAAGTGAAAGAAAAAGGAGAAAAAGCCATCATCTTATTAAATCGACGTGGCTATTCCACCTTTGTCAGCTGTCGGGATTGCGGATATGTGGTGAAATGTAAAAAATGTGATGTGGCACTCACCTATCACAGTATTGAAGGAAAACTAAAGTGTCACTACTGTGGTTACACCGCGGATGCCGAAACTGTTTGTCCCGAATGTCACAGCACTTCGGTGCGATATTTTGGTAGCGGTACCCAAAAACTGGAAGAAGAAATTTATTCCATGTTTTCCGATACCCAGGTCATCCGTATGGACAATGATACCACCACCACCAAAATGTCCCACGAAAGACTGCTGCGTCAGTTTGCGAAGCCCGGTTGTTCCATTTTGCTTGGCACTCAGATGATTGCAAAAGGGCTGGATTTCAAAGAGGTATCTTTGGTAGGGGTAATCGCCGCAGATAGTTCTTTGTTTGTGGGTGGCTATAACGGTGCCGAAAAAACATTTTCCCTAATTACTCAGGTTTGCGGCAGAGCAGGGCGTGGAGAGATTCCCGGTTATGCGGTGGTGCAGACCTATCATCCCGAGCATTATGCCATCTTGGCGGCAAAATCTCAGGACTATGACGGTTTTTATAAAAATGAAATTATCTTTCGTAAAAACGTGAAATATCCCCCTTATTCTGAAATCGTCAATGTGATTTTCACAGGAGACGACGAAAAGAAAATCTTTGAAATGGCAGACGGTATCAAGCAGATTATGACCGAAAAGGTGGATTTTTACGAAGAACGAAAACACTATATAGCAATGTACGGGCCCACTCCTTGCGGAATTTCCAAAATCCGCAATCAGTACCGTTACCATATTTTAATTAAATGTACAGGCGCATCTGCCATTGAAACGTCTTTTTCCGAATCTGTAAAAGCTTTAATTTTAGCAAATAAGAAAAATGATGTGAATGTGCAGGTGGATGTAAATCCCGTTAACTTCTTATGATAAAGTAGAATCCCTTACATAGAAAGGAGCAACATTATGGCAATCAGAAATATCGTGCCGGATACCGATGAGGTAATGCACAAAAAGTGCCGTCCGGTGGAAAAAATTGATGATAAAATTATCACCTTGTTGGATGATATGATTGATACGTTAAGTAAAGCAGAAGGGGTAGGTCTTGCAGCACCTCAGGTGGGTGTGTTGAAGCGAATTTTCGTGATTGACACTATGGAAGACCCCCAGGAATTTATTGAATTTATCAATCCTGAAATTATTGAAACTTCCGGAACTCAGGAAGGCAGTGAAGGATGCTTAAGTATTCCCGGCTTTGAGGGACATCTGATTCGTCCCATGTATGTGAAAGTGAAAGCGTTAAACCGTTATGGTGAAGAGTTCATTTTCGAAGGGGAAGAACTGATGGCACGCTGCTGCTGTCACGAAAATGACCATTTGGACGGCAAAACCATTCGTGACACCTGCGAATACGAAGTCTTCCACGAAGACGAAGAATAAATTCCGATATTCTTTGACATTTTATCAGAATGAGAAGTGATCATATGCGTATAATGTTTATGGGTACGCCTGATTTTGCGGCGTACAGTTTAGAAAAAATAATCGAAAGTGGAGCTGACGTTTGTTCGGTGGTAACCCGTGCAGATGCCAAAAAAGACCGTGGCCAGAAAATTAAATTTTCACCTGTAAAGGAAGTTGCTTTAGCGCATAATATTTCTGTGTATCAGCCCTTGAATTTAAAAGAAGAAAATTTTAAAGAAATTTTAGAAAATGAAAATCCCGATTTGATTGTGGTGGTGGCATACGGCAGAATTTTGCCTCCCTATGTTTTGGAATATCCAAAATTCGGTTGTATCAATGTGCACGCTTCCTTGCTTCCCAAATATCGCGGTTCTGCACCTATTCAGTATGCGGTTGCCATGGGAGAGAGCGAAAGTGGTGTTACCATTATGCAGATGAATGAGGGGCTAGACACCGGCGATATGCTCACAAAATGCGTGGTTCCCATTACCGATACCGAAACCGGCGGAAGCCTTCACGACAAACTGATGGTGGCAGGTGCTGAACTTTTGCTTAATACCATCCCCCAACTTGGAACTTTGGCGGGAGAAGTGCAGGACGATTCCTTATCCACCTATGCACCACCCATTAAAAAGGAGGAAACTATCATATCCTTTGAATGGGATGCCAAAGATATTGTGAATAAAATTCGTGGCTTTTATCCTTTTCCCGGAACCAGCTTTATTCACAATGAGAAAGCTTATAAAATTCATGGTGCTGAGCTGTTTTCACAGGAAGATAAACAGCCTTACGGTAGCATTCTGGAGTTTTCCAAAAACCGCCTGTTAATCTCTGCGAAAAACGGTGTGATTAACATTACGGCATTGCAGCCGCCGGGCAAAAAAATGATGAAGATTGCAGATTTTTACAACGGAAATCGGGATAGTTTTTAGTTTAAACAGAAGATTTAAGGAGTGATTTGATGTATCTGGATATGACTTATGTATATTTTGTGTTGCCGGCATTGCTTCTTGCGATGTGGGCGCAAGCTAGAGTTACGTCCACCTTTAACCGTTACAGTAAGATTACCACCCAAAGAAACTTAACCGGAAGAGATGCTGCCCGTAAGATTTTGGATGCCAACGGATTGCACTCTGTAAAAATTGAACGGATTCCCGGAAACCTGACCGACCATTACGATCCCAAGGCCAAGGTGATTCGTTTGTCTGACAGCGTGTATGACAGAAATTCCATTGGTGCCGTAGGTGTTGCAGCCCACGAAGCAGGGCACGCTGTTCAGCATAGTGAAGGATATATGCCTATCAAACTGCGCAACTCTGTGATTC
This region of Oscillospiraceae bacterium genomic DNA includes:
- a CDS encoding acetate kinase, with the protein product MKILVINAGSSSLKYQLINMEDQSVMAKGLCERIGIDGRLTHSKGDQKFQKDLTLKDHGDAIQAVLDSLTDKEMGVIASMDEINAVGHRVVHGGEAFSGSAVITEAVMNALNECIELAPLHNPPNITGIEACAKIMPNVPQVGVFDTAFHQTMPKKAYLYALPYKFYEQYKIRRYGFHGTSHKYVSMKAAEILGKPAEELKIVTCHLGNGSSISAVDGGKSVDTSMGFTPLAGILMGTRSGDIDPAIVEFIANKENLTASEVISILNKESGVTGVSGVSSDFRDLSAASAEGNERATAALDMFAYGVQKYIGTYAAAMGGIDAVVFTAGIGENDATLREQITENLGFMGIKINKDKNAVRGTVDISADDATVKTLVIPTNEELMIALETEKLV
- a CDS encoding ribosome biogenesis GTPase Der; protein product: MSKPIVAIVGRPNVGKSQLFNRITGKRISIVEDTPGVTRDRIISEAEWLSKTFLLIDTGGIEPDSTDEITAMMKRQAEAAIETADVLIFLTDVRAGVTATDREVAAMLMRSGKPIVLACNKCDTPGEPPMEFYEFYNLGLGDPIAISAIQGMGIGDLLDQVAEGFPREDAIQEEEDVLKIAVIGKPNAGKSSLINRLLGEERLIVSNVPGTTRDAIDTYVEKDGQKYLFIDTAGIRRKSKVNEAVEKYSVLRSYAAIERADICLIMLDGTEGVTEQDTKIAGYAHNEGKASIFVVNKWDIIDKDDKTMDRMKLELKEGFSYMMYAPALFISAKTGQRIDTIFPMLKTVNENRNRRVTTGMLNDLIADATARVQPPTDKGRRLKILYAVQSAANPPQFVIFVNDTRLMHFSYERYLENQLRNAFDFTGTPIKFYIRERNEKKKL
- a CDS encoding DUF370 domain-containing protein; translated protein: MKLLNIGFGNAVSMDRIIAIISPDSAPVKRMISDAKERGILIDATYGRKTRTVVVTDSGHIILSGLQTDTITGRAEA
- a CDS encoding DUF512 domain-containing protein — its product is MRFLKSCRNEKSHAANRTEELVMYYVDGVKENSLAKKAGILPGDVITHINGEEVTDGLMYGFLTCNECVKITLVRNQEIKKITIENDFEDLGILNDRPFIENPKSCRNKCIFCFIDQLPKGMRKPLYFKDDDSRLSFLTGNYVTLTNMKEEEIENIVRMRLSPVNISVHTTNDELRIKMLHNKHAGGILEKIHYLVENGITVNAQIVLCKGWNDGEELTKSLTDLYEAEVNSVSVVPIGLTQFRDGLTQIEPFTKEDCREVIKQIHKISSRAYREIGTRFVYPADEFFVKGEIALPPAAYYDDFPQIENGVGLLSSFVKEFNLSFANRKPKPVRKKVVATSEAAYPTLSKLVERFDKKFDTKTEVVPIKNKFFGNKITVAGLMTATDIIEQLKSKKMEFLVLPSAILRAEGDLTLDDKTISDIEKALSCEVILNENDGKCFLDALCM
- the pta gene encoding phosphate acetyltransferase — protein: MAFIDRIKERARADKKKIVLPESMDRRTWEAAAQVLAEDIADIIIIGTPEEVQANSKGLDVSKATIINPFTYEKTEEYINLFVELRKSKGLTYEEAKKTALGDYMYYACLMVKAGDADGVVSGACHSTANTLRPSLQIIKTKPGVKLVSAFFLMVVPNCEYGANGTFIFADSGLEQNPDPEKLAAIAACSAESFELLCEQEAIVAMLSHSTKGSAKHADVDKVVEATRICKENNPNLKVDGELQLDAAIVPSVGSSKAPDSDVAGKANVLCFPDLDAGNIGYKLVQRLAKAEAYGPVTQGIAAPINDLSRGCSAEDIVGVIAITSVQAQAK
- a CDS encoding YicC family protein encodes the protein MSMSMTGYGRQKEIYKGYDITVELKSVNHRYFDANIRVPRGFNFLEEPVRKYLAERINRGKIDVYIHMNNVEEGDKVVTLNKNVAENYLNVLKQLADEYDMPFDVTATKMSRFPDIFEVEFKEHEAEEIFSVLEPVMEKAVNDFLTMRRTEGKRLADDMVSRIEKLRGMVARIEELLPQSVAEYEKKLRDKMEEYLNGATYDETRLMTEVAIFSDKVATFEETTRLQSHFEEFMGLVYQDKPVGKKLDFIIQEMNREINTTCSKCNSIEISKIGIDAKTEIEAIREQVQNVE
- a CDS encoding guanylate kinase, whose product is MNMAKRGTLMVVSGPAGVGKGTVVKRACELAEGKIHLSISATTRAPRPIDCEGVTYYFKTKEEFREMIANNQVLEWAEYVGNYYGTPRKPVEDALSRGLDVILEIEVQGAMQIKKNFPDAVLTFIAPPSYEELENRLRGRGTETEEQILSRLETAKGELALMGDYDYIIVNDEIEQASRDILTVLRADKLTKNSYFKNE
- the rpoZ gene encoding DNA-directed RNA polymerase subunit omega produces the protein MIMLQPAIGNLMEKAGSRYALVIAVAKRARDLSEQEEIRTSSAKPVSMAVKEIADGDIEVINN
- a CDS encoding DUF177 domain-containing protein, translating into MEQNELLIDLTSIVKSEGMEINVNKEYPIEVFSEFSDMPSLQTPVTLTGTITNHAGNLFLKGDLSFRATFLCDRCLESFEKDFVIPMEDTIAREDSGLEADEFIPYQHNMVLLTEAIYKCIFAVTLDQQLCRKDCKGLCPVCGCNRNETTCNCDDTEIDPRLLKLKELLK
- a CDS encoding 50S ribosomal protein L32, whose protein sequence is MAVPKRKVSHARKNKRRANWKLSAPGLVKCPNCQELTLPHRVCKSCGFYKGVEVIKMD